Proteins encoded by one window of Manihot esculenta cultivar AM560-2 chromosome 10, M.esculenta_v8, whole genome shotgun sequence:
- the LOC110624088 gene encoding leucine-rich repeat protein 2, with protein sequence MSPFSILSFSLSFLFFFSPSLCSNSDGNALHALRSRLSDPNNVLQSWNPSLVNPCTWFHVTCDSNNHVVRLDLGNSNISGSLGPELAQLHHLQYLELYKNNIGGKIPKELGKLKNLVSMDLYDNKFEGEIPKSLAKLKSLRFLRLNNNKLTGPIPRELTKLKNLKIFDVSNNDLCGTIPVDGPFATFPMESFEHNRLNGPELKGLVPYDFGC encoded by the exons ATGTCTCCTTTTTCCATTCTCTCTTTCTCCCtttccttcctcttcttcttctctccttctctcTGCTCCAATTCTGATG GAAATGCTTTGCATGCTTTGAGAAGCAGGCTCTCTGATCCAAACAATGTGTTGCAGAGCTGGAACCCATCCCTGGTCAATCCCTGTACCTGGTTCCATGTCACCTGTGATTCCAACAATCATGTAGTTCGATT GGACTTGGGGAATTCTAATATTTCTGGGTCTTTGGGACCAGAGCTTGCCCAGCTCCACCATCTACAGTACTT GGAGCTTTATAAGAATAACATAGGTGGAAAAATTCCTAAAGAGTTAGGTAAGTTGAAAAATCTTGTGAGCATGGATTTGTATGACAATAAGTTTGAAGGAGAAATACCCAAGTCCTTGGCCAAATTGAAGTCACTCAGATTCCT ACGGCTAAACAACAACAAACTAACTGGACCTATTCCAAGGGAGCTTACCAAACtcaaaaaccttaaaatttt TGATGTGTCTAATAATGATCTCTGTGGAACAATTCCAGTTGATGGTCCCTTTGCCACTTTTCCCATGGAAAG TTTTGAGCACAACAGGCTTAATGGACCAGAGCTGAAGGGACTAGTGCCTTACGACTTCGGGTGCTGA